One window from the genome of Anguilla rostrata isolate EN2019 chromosome 5, ASM1855537v3, whole genome shotgun sequence encodes:
- the elmod2 gene encoding ELMO domain-containing protein 2, which translates to MLGYIWQYLFSSFLRFWFKWFLRHVTGKCELQRICSGYKQGAPRTSRAEYSLESSKSTVLRAAVSVEEDQVEECAMAIMKEKKVISQKDPEFKTSLQVCLWQISGYKRLYASVEDLRKQSFDCENNSHESMLLRLWDLLMPSEKLESRITKQWGDIGFQGDDPKTDFRGMGMLGLTNLIFFSEKYTEMARQVLSHSVHPKLGYSYAIVGINLTEMAYSLLRSGALKPHFYNTVSQSPKLEHFHQLYCYFAYEFDKFWIEEKPESIMEFNRYREKFHEKMKALLQEPDVSLCLTVDSKL; encoded by the exons ATGTTGGGCTACATTTGGCAGTACTTGTTCAGTTCGTTCCTGAGGTTCTGGTTTAAGTGGTTCCTCAGACACGTCACAGGGAAGTGTGAGCTGCAGAGGATATGCAGTGGATACAAGCAGGGTGCGCCCAGGACATCACGGGCAG AATACTCTCTGGAATCCTCAAAGAGTACG GTATTAAGAGCAGCTGTTAGTGTGGAAGAAGACCAAGTGGAGGAGTGTGCCATGGctataatgaaagaaaaaaaggtgataTCACAGAAGGACCCAGA GTTTAAAACGAGTCTGCAGGTTTGCTTGTGGCAAATATCTGGATATAAGAGGCTGTATGCATCTGTGGAGGATCTGAGGAAACAGTCGTTTGACTGTGAAAATAACAGCCACGAGAGCATGCTACTGAGG CTGTGGGACCTGCTGATGCCCTCAGAGAAGCTGGAATCCAGAATTACCAAGCAGTGGGGCGATATCGGTTTCCAAGGCGATGATCCCAAGACCGATTTCCGAGGAATGGGGATGCTGGGGTTAACCAACCTTAT tttctttagTGAGAAGTACACGGAAATGGCCCGACAGGTGCTGTCACATTCAGTTCATCCCAAACTGGG GTACTCTTACGCGATAGTGGGGATTAACCTGACGGAGATGGCGTACAGCTTGCTGAGGAGCGGCGCGCTCAAACCTCACTTCTACAACACGGTGTCCCAGAGCCCGAAGCTGGAGCACTTCCACCAGCTCTAct gTTATTTTGCGTACGAGTTTGATAAGTTTTGGATTGAAGAAAAGCCGGAAAGCATCATGGAGTTCAACCGCTACAGAGAAAAGtttcatgaaaaaatgaagGCTCTCTTACAGGAGCCAGACGTGTCCCTTTGTTTGACAGTGGATTCTAAACTGTAA
- the LOC135254487 gene encoding charged multivesicular body protein 3-like translates to MGLFGKHEKPPKELVSEWSVKIRKEMRGIDRQIRDIQREEEKVKRSIKDAAKKGQRDVCVILAKEIIQSKKAISKMYATKAHMNSVMMNMKNQLSVLRVAGAMQKSTEVMKAMQNLVKIPEIQATMRELSQEMSKAGIIEEMMEDTFESMEDEDMEEAAEAEVDKILYEITAGALGKAGKVTDALPEPEPAGAAAGPESEEEEEDMEGMQSRLAALRN, encoded by the exons ATGGGACTTTTTGGAAAACACGAGAAACCACCCAAAGAACTA GTCAGTGAATGGTCAGTCAAAATAAGGAAGGAGATGAGAGGGATTGACAGACAAATTCGAG ATAtccagagagaggaagaaaaggtcAAGCGCTCCATCAAGGACGCAGCCAAGAAAGGGCAGAGGGATGTGTGCGTGATTCTGGCCAAGGAGATAATCCAGTCCAAGAAGGCCATCAGCAAAATGTACGCCACCAAAGCGCACATGAACTCTGTGATGATGAACATGAAGAACCAGCTCT CCGTGCTGAGAGTGGCAGGTGCGATGCAGAAGAGTACGGAGGTGATGAAGGCCATGCAGAACCTGGTCAAGATCCCGGAGATCCAGGCTACCATGAGGGAACTCTCCCAGGAGATGTCCAAG GCCGGCATCATTGAAGAGATGATGGAGGACACCTTTGAAAGCATGGAGGATGAGGACATGGAGGAGGCTGCTGAGGCCGAGGTCGACAAGATTCTCTATGAGATCACAGCAG GTGCGCTCGGTAAAGCTGGTAAAGTGACTGACGCCCTCCCGGAGCCAGAgcctgctggagctgcagctgggcctgaatcagaggaggaagaggaagacatGGAGGGGATGCAGTCCAGGCTGGCTGCCCTGCGGAACTGA